Proteins encoded by one window of Polycladomyces subterraneus:
- the citZ gene encoding citrate synthase → MTVAKGLEGVVAVTSEISSIIDGVLAYRGIDIDELAEKASFEEVVYLLWKGHLPTRAQLDELKQQLDQYATLPAELLEQLKVYSKTGAHPMAVLRTSVSALALYDKDADDNSAEANEKKAIKLTAQIPTIITAFFRMRKGLEPVAPKSGLGFAANFLYMLTGEEPDRVAVKAFDKALILHADHELNASTFASRVTTATLSDMYSAITTAIGTLKGPLHGGANERVMAMLEEIGSLDRVDSYIRTKLANKEKIMGFGHRVYKNGDPRAKHLREMSRQLADLTGEKKWYEMSTYIERLVDQEKGLKPNVDFYSASVYTYLGIPRDLFTPIFAMSRVTGWTAHVMEQYANNRLIRPRAEYTGPYNRSYIPIDQR, encoded by the coding sequence ATGACGGTTGCGAAGGGATTGGAGGGCGTAGTAGCGGTAACTTCCGAAATCAGCTCGATTATTGACGGCGTGTTGGCCTATCGCGGTATCGACATCGACGAGCTGGCCGAAAAGGCGAGTTTTGAAGAAGTTGTGTACCTGCTGTGGAAAGGCCATCTGCCGACACGTGCGCAGCTGGACGAACTGAAACAGCAATTGGATCAATACGCAACACTGCCGGCTGAATTATTGGAACAGTTGAAAGTGTATTCGAAAACAGGCGCACATCCGATGGCCGTATTGCGCACTTCTGTTTCGGCATTGGCATTGTATGACAAGGATGCGGACGACAACAGTGCCGAAGCGAACGAGAAGAAAGCGATTAAGCTGACGGCACAGATTCCGACAATCATCACTGCGTTTTTCCGGATGCGCAAGGGGTTGGAGCCCGTCGCTCCGAAGAGTGGGCTCGGATTTGCAGCCAATTTCCTCTACATGTTGACCGGTGAGGAACCGGATCGCGTGGCGGTGAAAGCGTTTGACAAAGCATTGATTCTCCATGCCGATCATGAGTTGAATGCCTCCACGTTTGCGTCCCGCGTCACCACGGCGACGCTGTCCGACATGTATTCGGCGATCACCACCGCGATCGGCACCTTGAAGGGACCCTTGCACGGTGGGGCCAACGAACGTGTGATGGCTATGCTGGAAGAGATCGGTTCACTGGATCGTGTGGATTCCTATATTAGGACGAAATTGGCCAACAAGGAAAAAATCATGGGCTTCGGTCACCGTGTGTACAAAAACGGCGATCCGCGGGCCAAACACCTCCGCGAGATGTCCCGTCAATTGGCCGACTTGACCGGTGAAAAGAAATGGTATGAGATGTCCACGTACATTGAACGTTTGGTGGATCAAGAAAAAGGTCTGAAACCGAACGTGGACTTCTACTCTGCTTCCGTCTACACCTACTTGGGTATCCCGCGCGATCTGTTTACCCCGATCTTTGCTATGAGCCGCGTAACGGGCTGGACCGCGCATGTGATGGAACAATACGCCAACAACCGTCTGATTCGTCCGCGTGCAGAATACACTGGACCGTATAACCGTTCGTATATTCCAATCGATCAACGGTAA
- the ytvI gene encoding sporulation integral membrane protein YtvI, translating into MAQHPGVGIAIRAAVVLLAIITAYYVLSFLIPLVYPFLIGWVIALLIQPPVHFLERRLRLPRWLGVFLILFLFVGSIITGLLILIAQMVLELTHLAQRLPGYLQYFNQYIVNILTKDTQLSHIIDNVQKYLQRNPEHKAQIISSIQRNMDVLANKGTEMITNFISGVGSFLSDLPYIATVIVFIVLAAFFIGIDWPQLRKRMLGLIPNHARKTGGIILRDLRHALFGFVRAQFTLITITATIILIGLMILGVDYALTIALIVLLLDLLPYIGVGSILVPWSIYLLLIGDYHLGLGIAILYGIIVIVRQLMEPKLVASNVGLDPLPTLIALFVGLKLFGFIGVIIGPVTVVILMALYRAGVLGDIWRFILHGFKVECE; encoded by the coding sequence ATGGCACAGCATCCCGGGGTGGGTATCGCGATCCGTGCCGCCGTCGTTTTGCTCGCGATCATCACGGCCTATTATGTACTGAGCTTTTTGATCCCACTGGTATATCCATTCTTGATCGGCTGGGTGATCGCCCTGCTGATTCAACCACCCGTCCATTTTTTGGAACGTCGACTTCGCCTTCCCCGTTGGTTGGGCGTATTCCTGATCCTGTTTCTTTTTGTCGGCTCGATCATCACGGGATTGTTGATCCTCATTGCCCAAATGGTACTGGAGCTGACGCATTTGGCCCAGCGCCTGCCGGGTTATCTGCAATATTTTAATCAATACATAGTGAATATCCTCACCAAGGATACCCAATTGTCCCACATCATCGATAACGTCCAAAAATACCTCCAGCGCAACCCGGAACACAAGGCGCAAATCATCAGCAGTATCCAAAGAAATATGGACGTGTTGGCCAACAAAGGAACGGAGATGATCACTAACTTCATCTCAGGGGTCGGATCGTTTCTCAGTGACTTACCTTATATTGCCACCGTGATTGTATTCATCGTGTTGGCGGCATTTTTCATCGGGATCGACTGGCCTCAACTGCGCAAACGCATGCTGGGCCTCATCCCCAATCATGCACGCAAAACGGGCGGGATCATTTTGCGTGACCTGCGTCATGCGTTATTTGGATTTGTTCGCGCCCAGTTTACATTGATCACGATAACGGCTACCATCATCCTAATCGGTTTGATGATTCTGGGAGTCGATTATGCGTTGACGATAGCGCTGATCGTACTTCTGCTCGACCTGCTGCCTTATATCGGGGTCGGTTCAATTCTGGTTCCTTGGTCGATTTACCTCTTGTTGATCGGTGACTACCACCTTGGATTGGGGATTGCCATATTGTACGGCATCATTGTGATTGTCCGGCAACTGATGGAACCCAAGCTGGTCGCTTCCAATGTCGGTCTCGACCCGCTGCCCACCTTGATCGCTCTGTTTGTGGGGCTCAAATTGTTTGGATTCATCGGTGTCATCATCGGCCCGGTCACGGTGGTTATTCTGATGGCTTTGTACCGCGCGGGAGTACTGGGAGACATCTGGCGATTCATCCTACATGGCTTCAAAGTCGAATGTGAATAA
- a CDS encoding FxsA family protein: MFRWVLLALIVVPVLEITGLVAIGNWIGPLPTVLLVLATGLIGAYLARQQGWQTWRLLQIQLRNGEMPGETLLDGLCILMGGVCLVIPGFFSDVIGIFLLIPYTRGIARLWLKRWLLKKFSGRLHWSYRR; this comes from the coding sequence ATGTTCCGATGGGTCCTATTGGCGCTGATCGTCGTCCCTGTGCTGGAGATTACCGGATTGGTCGCCATCGGCAACTGGATCGGACCATTACCGACCGTATTGCTCGTATTGGCCACTGGCCTGATTGGCGCATATCTGGCACGACAACAGGGATGGCAAACATGGCGCCTGTTGCAAATCCAATTGCGAAACGGTGAAATGCCCGGTGAAACCCTGTTGGATGGCCTGTGCATCTTGATGGGTGGCGTTTGTCTTGTGATTCCCGGCTTTTTCAGCGATGTGATCGGGATATTCCTGTTAATTCCATATACTCGCGGTATTGCACGGTTGTGGCTCAAGCGTTGGCTTCTGAAAAAATTCAGTGGGCGCCTTCATTGGTCGTACCGACGATAA
- a CDS encoding acyl-CoA thioesterase, which produces MGNRRVFETTVRVRYQETDQMGVVYHTNYIVWFEVARSEMIRELGTSYQELEEKGLLLPVVDVHCRYLSPAHYDEEVKVRTVVEELNGSKIRFAYEVIRPADNRLLTIGSTTHIWVNREMKRVNIQRDFPELYRLLVEHTVEGESIPCSDGSYWR; this is translated from the coding sequence ATGGGGAATCGACGGGTATTTGAAACCACAGTACGTGTTCGTTATCAAGAGACTGATCAAATGGGTGTGGTGTATCACACCAACTACATCGTTTGGTTTGAAGTGGCAAGGTCCGAAATGATTCGCGAGTTGGGCACTTCCTACCAAGAATTGGAGGAAAAAGGGTTGCTATTACCGGTAGTGGATGTGCATTGCCGGTATTTGTCTCCAGCCCATTATGACGAGGAAGTGAAAGTGCGGACCGTCGTAGAGGAGCTGAATGGCAGCAAGATACGGTTTGCGTATGAAGTGATCCGACCCGCCGACAACCGGCTGTTGACAATCGGCTCAACCACGCATATCTGGGTGAACCGTGAGATGAAGCGGGTCAACATCCAACGTGATTTTCCGGAACTGTATCGGCTATTGGTGGAACATACGGTTGAAGGGGAGAGCATTCCATGTTCCGATGGGTCCTATTGGCGCTGA
- the pyk gene encoding pyruvate kinase encodes MRKTKIVCTIGPSSEDPETLKRLILAGMNVARLNFSHGSHEEHGRRIEAVRRAAAELGRTVAILLDTKGPEIRTGELQGGEAELKAGDRLTLTTEPILGNAQRVSVSYEGLPADVKPGSTILIDDGLIRLDVEAVEGTEIHCRVANGGLLKNRKGVNLPGLKVNLPGITSKDADDIVFGIQKGVDFIAASFVRKPEDILEIRKILEEHDADIQIIAKIENSEGLEHLDEILEVADGLMVARGDLGVEIPAEEVPLVQKEMIRKCNNLGKPVITATQMLDSMQRNPRPTRAEASDVANAILDGTDAVMLSGETAAGKYPVEAVETMDRIALRTEKALRYRDLFRQRRLEQEVSITDSISQAVVHAAESLQSSAIITSTESGFTARMVSKYRPRAPIIAVTPNDRVMAKLSLVWGVYPVKGTKVTNTDEMLQVAIRSALASKYVRHGDLVVITAGVPSGQSGSTNLMKVHVIGDVLASGQGVGKQVVTGTVVVGRSAEELREKMVDGAILVTPATDRDMMEAFERAAAVITEEGGLTSHAAVVGLSLGIPVIVGVDNATEILKDGMEITVDSDRGQIYSGRAKVL; translated from the coding sequence ATGCGAAAGACGAAAATCGTGTGTACCATCGGACCGTCCAGTGAAGATCCGGAAACACTGAAACGGTTGATTTTGGCCGGGATGAACGTGGCACGGCTCAACTTTTCCCACGGTTCGCACGAAGAGCACGGCCGACGCATCGAAGCAGTCCGACGGGCGGCAGCCGAATTGGGAAGAACGGTTGCCATCCTGTTGGACACCAAAGGACCGGAGATTCGCACAGGTGAGCTGCAAGGCGGAGAAGCGGAGCTGAAGGCAGGAGACCGGTTGACCCTAACGACGGAACCCATCTTGGGGAATGCGCAACGCGTATCGGTTTCGTATGAGGGATTGCCGGCCGATGTGAAACCGGGTTCCACCATTTTGATCGATGACGGCTTGATTCGGTTGGACGTGGAAGCGGTGGAAGGAACCGAAATCCATTGCCGCGTGGCCAACGGCGGTTTGTTGAAGAATCGCAAAGGGGTCAATCTCCCCGGCTTAAAGGTGAATCTTCCGGGCATTACATCCAAGGATGCCGATGATATCGTGTTCGGTATCCAAAAAGGGGTCGATTTCATTGCGGCCTCGTTTGTGCGGAAACCGGAGGATATCCTGGAAATCCGCAAAATTTTAGAAGAGCACGATGCCGATATTCAGATCATCGCCAAAATCGAGAACAGCGAAGGCTTGGAGCATTTGGATGAGATTTTGGAAGTGGCCGACGGCTTGATGGTTGCTCGCGGCGATCTGGGTGTGGAGATCCCTGCCGAAGAAGTGCCGTTGGTGCAAAAAGAGATGATCCGCAAATGCAACAATCTCGGCAAACCGGTGATTACCGCCACACAGATGCTGGATTCGATGCAGCGTAACCCGCGTCCGACGCGGGCGGAGGCGAGTGACGTCGCCAACGCCATTTTGGACGGGACGGATGCGGTGATGTTGTCGGGAGAAACGGCTGCAGGAAAGTATCCGGTGGAAGCGGTGGAAACGATGGACCGAATCGCCCTGCGGACGGAAAAAGCGCTCCGGTATCGGGATCTGTTCCGTCAGCGCCGTTTGGAGCAGGAAGTCAGCATCACCGATTCCATCAGCCAAGCGGTGGTGCATGCGGCGGAAAGCTTGCAGTCGTCGGCGATCATTACGTCTACCGAAAGCGGATTTACCGCCCGCATGGTTTCGAAATACCGTCCGCGCGCGCCGATCATCGCCGTGACGCCCAATGATCGGGTGATGGCCAAGCTATCGCTGGTTTGGGGCGTGTATCCCGTCAAAGGGACCAAGGTGACCAATACAGATGAAATGTTGCAAGTGGCGATTCGTTCGGCGTTGGCTTCCAAATACGTCCGCCACGGTGATCTCGTTGTCATCACGGCAGGTGTTCCCAGTGGTCAGTCCGGTAGCACCAACTTGATGAAGGTACATGTGATCGGCGATGTGTTGGCAAGCGGGCAAGGGGTAGGCAAACAAGTAGTTACGGGAACCGTAGTCGTGGGACGGTCGGCGGAAGAGCTGCGTGAAAAAATGGTGGATGGAGCGATTCTCGTCACACCAGCAACCGATCGGGATATGATGGAGGCCTTTGAACGGGCGGCCGCGGTCATCACGGAAGAAGGCGGTTTGACTTCCCATGCGGCGGTGGTGGGATTGAGCCTCGGCATCCCTGTCATCGTCGGTGTGGATAATGCTACGGAAATTCTGAAAGACGGAATGGAGATCACAGTAGATTCCGATCGGGGACAAATTTACTCCGGACGGGCCAAAGTGCTTTAA
- the pfkA gene encoding 6-phosphofructokinase: protein MKRIAVLTSGGDAPGMNAAIRAVVRKGVHHGLEVLGVYRGYSGLIQGDFVPFQLGSVGDIIHRGGTILYSARCEEFKTEEGQQKAVEQLKKHGVDGLVVIGGDGSFRGAQKLTAHGFPTVGVPATIDNDIPGTDFTIGFDTAINTVIDAIDKIRDTATSHERTYIIEVMGRDAGDIALWAGLADGAESIIIPEAPFDWDEIVERLNRSNRRGKKHSFIIVAEGVSDGATVAEEIKRRTGLETRVTVLGHIQRGGSPTAMDRVLASRMGAKAVELLLEGKKDQMVAIQKGDIVGIPFDEAFRMKHQPDLSLYDLAGILAI from the coding sequence ATGAAACGCATTGCCGTATTGACCAGTGGCGGGGACGCACCCGGCATGAATGCCGCCATCCGCGCCGTCGTGAGAAAAGGCGTACATCATGGCTTGGAAGTGTTGGGGGTGTACCGCGGATACAGCGGATTGATTCAGGGAGACTTTGTTCCTTTCCAATTGGGTTCCGTCGGTGATATCATTCATCGGGGAGGCACCATTTTATACAGTGCCCGTTGTGAAGAGTTCAAAACCGAGGAAGGTCAACAAAAAGCGGTGGAACAACTGAAAAAGCATGGAGTCGACGGTTTGGTCGTCATCGGCGGGGACGGATCGTTCCGCGGCGCACAAAAGCTGACGGCGCACGGGTTCCCCACTGTCGGTGTTCCGGCCACCATCGACAACGACATCCCCGGTACCGACTTCACGATCGGGTTTGACACGGCAATCAACACGGTAATCGACGCCATCGACAAGATCCGGGATACGGCCACATCCCATGAGCGTACGTACATCATTGAAGTGATGGGACGCGACGCCGGAGACATCGCGTTGTGGGCCGGATTGGCCGATGGAGCCGAGTCCATCATCATTCCGGAAGCGCCGTTTGACTGGGATGAAATCGTGGAACGGCTGAACCGCAGTAATCGTCGTGGCAAAAAACACAGCTTCATCATCGTGGCCGAAGGTGTGTCCGACGGTGCAACGGTGGCTGAAGAAATCAAACGGCGGACGGGATTGGAAACCCGTGTCACCGTGTTGGGTCACATTCAGCGCGGTGGTTCGCCGACGGCCATGGATCGGGTGTTGGCGAGCCGCATGGGTGCCAAAGCGGTCGAATTGTTGCTGGAAGGGAAAAAGGATCAGATGGTGGCCATCCAGAAAGGGGATATCGTCGGCATCCCGTTTGATGAAGCATTCCGCATGAAACATCAACCCGACCTGTCGCTGTATGATCTTGCAGGCATTTTGGCCATTTGA
- a CDS encoding acetyl-CoA carboxylase carboxyltransferase subunit alpha encodes MTNGYLPFEKPIAELREKIAELKKFTQQSSLDLSEEIRTLEARAERLEQEIYGNLTPWQKVQIARHPSRPTTLDYIRRIFTDFVELHGDRLYGDDPAIVGGIAKLNGRPVTVIGHERGKDTKDKIARNFGLPHPEGYRKALRLMQQANKFGRPIITFVDTQGAHPGVEAEERGQSEAIARNLREMAGFTVPIICVVTGEGGSGGALAISVGNRLLMLEHAYYSVISPEGAAAILWRDAAHAQQAAEALKITAQDLKELGVIDRIIPEPKGGAHKDPDAQAAEIKKAIEEELTDLLQMDGEELREERYNKYARIGVYTTVV; translated from the coding sequence ATGACCAACGGATATTTGCCCTTTGAAAAGCCGATCGCCGAATTGCGGGAAAAAATCGCCGAGCTCAAAAAATTTACCCAACAATCCTCCCTGGATCTTTCCGAAGAGATCCGGACGTTGGAGGCACGGGCGGAGCGGTTGGAGCAGGAGATTTACGGCAATTTGACACCGTGGCAAAAAGTGCAGATCGCCCGACACCCCTCCCGGCCGACGACATTGGATTATATTCGCCGTATCTTCACCGATTTCGTCGAGCTGCATGGAGACCGTCTGTATGGGGATGACCCGGCCATCGTCGGCGGCATTGCCAAACTAAACGGACGACCGGTGACAGTAATCGGGCATGAGCGGGGGAAAGATACCAAGGATAAAATCGCCCGCAACTTCGGTCTTCCGCATCCCGAAGGATACCGCAAAGCGCTTCGCCTGATGCAACAGGCGAATAAATTTGGACGGCCGATCATCACATTTGTGGATACGCAAGGGGCACATCCGGGCGTTGAGGCGGAGGAGCGGGGGCAAAGTGAAGCGATTGCCCGCAACCTGCGCGAGATGGCCGGATTTACAGTGCCCATCATTTGTGTGGTTACGGGGGAAGGCGGGAGCGGTGGCGCATTGGCGATCAGTGTCGGAAACCGGTTGCTGATGCTGGAGCATGCGTATTATTCCGTCATTTCGCCGGAAGGCGCAGCTGCCATTTTGTGGCGGGACGCAGCGCATGCCCAACAAGCGGCCGAGGCGCTCAAAATCACGGCTCAGGATCTGAAGGAGTTGGGTGTTATTGACCGGATCATTCCTGAGCCCAAGGGAGGCGCACACAAGGACCCGGATGCACAAGCCGCAGAGATCAAAAAAGCGATTGAGGAAGAATTAACTGATTTGTTGCAGATGGATGGTGAAGAATTACGGGAAGAGCGGTACAATAAATATGCGAGGATCGGTGTTTACACCACCGTGGTGTGA
- the accD gene encoding acetyl-CoA carboxylase, carboxyltransferase subunit beta, whose translation MLKDLFKKQRKYATITMPSEQAKREIPEGIMQKCPKCGTIMYAKELEKNMKVCKACGYHFSMSAPERIRATVDEGRFFEYDVDMLSEDPLGFPDYRKKLKSDMEKTNLNEAVVTGEGTIGGYPAVIGVMDSRFRMGSMGSVVGEKIARAAEKAVTKRYPFILFSASGGARMQEGVLSLMQMAKTSAALERMHREKVLFISVLTNPTTGGVSASFASLGDINIAEPGALIGFAGRRVIEQTVRQKLPEDFQTAEFLLKHGQLDMVVPRTELREMLIRLLDLHAYGREHG comes from the coding sequence GTGTTAAAGGATCTGTTCAAGAAGCAACGAAAATATGCGACCATCACCATGCCTTCGGAACAGGCCAAACGGGAAATTCCCGAGGGCATCATGCAAAAGTGCCCGAAGTGTGGCACGATCATGTATGCCAAAGAACTGGAGAAAAACATGAAGGTCTGCAAAGCGTGTGGCTATCATTTTTCGATGTCTGCACCGGAGCGAATTCGTGCCACCGTAGATGAAGGTCGATTTTTCGAGTACGACGTGGACATGCTATCCGAAGATCCACTGGGTTTTCCTGATTACCGCAAAAAGTTGAAGTCGGATATGGAGAAAACTAATCTGAATGAGGCTGTGGTTACGGGGGAAGGCACGATCGGTGGCTATCCTGCCGTGATCGGCGTGATGGACTCCCGTTTCCGGATGGGGAGTATGGGCTCCGTCGTTGGTGAGAAAATCGCTCGTGCGGCGGAAAAAGCGGTAACCAAACGGTATCCGTTCATCCTGTTTTCCGCCTCAGGCGGCGCACGGATGCAGGAAGGGGTTCTCTCCCTGATGCAGATGGCTAAAACCAGTGCGGCCCTGGAGCGGATGCACAGAGAAAAAGTATTGTTCATTTCCGTGCTGACCAACCCGACTACCGGTGGTGTGTCCGCCAGTTTCGCCTCGCTCGGTGACATCAACATTGCAGAACCCGGCGCATTGATCGGTTTTGCCGGCCGACGGGTAATTGAGCAGACGGTGCGGCAGAAACTGCCGGAAGACTTTCAGACGGCGGAGTTTTTGCTGAAACATGGCCAATTGGATATGGTCGTACCGCGCACGGAATTGCGTGAGATGCTGATTCGTCTGCTTGACTTGCACGCGTACGGGAGGGAACACGGATGA
- a CDS encoding DUF2007 domain-containing protein, which produces MWTVIYLAPDRSTAERIREKLESEGFWVRIRPSHYVAGQYEVLVPSGELEEAQEVLRSIL; this is translated from the coding sequence ATGTGGACGGTGATTTACCTCGCTCCCGATCGGTCAACGGCGGAACGGATCCGGGAGAAGTTGGAATCGGAAGGGTTTTGGGTACGGATTCGTCCGTCACATTATGTTGCTGGCCAATATGAAGTGCTGGTTCCCAGCGGTGAGCTAGAAGAAGCACAAGAGGTACTGCGTTCCATCTTATAA
- a CDS encoding FadR/GntR family transcriptional regulator, translating into MLPEVGSDKFQAILHGINYLIEEDRLKPGDRLPSERELAERLGAGRSSVREVLRALELLGLITTRRGEGRFLNRHDAHYLVDILAFYILREERSQQDLLEMRLLLELDAARLAAERVTAEEIAQMSDILEKMEEKIGQNQLPVAEDFAFHRQIVSAAKNRLLSRVWHPILQFSQCVRQNASSWPGRPLQALAEHREVLAAIESHDPERAAEAMKHHLVRAGFANTSA; encoded by the coding sequence ATGTTGCCGGAGGTGGGGTCCGACAAGTTTCAAGCCATCTTACACGGCATCAATTATTTGATCGAAGAAGACCGGTTAAAGCCGGGGGACCGTTTACCTTCGGAACGGGAGTTGGCCGAACGGCTGGGAGCAGGGCGTTCGTCCGTGCGGGAAGTGTTGCGTGCATTGGAGTTGCTAGGTTTGATCACGACGCGTCGAGGCGAAGGAAGGTTTTTAAATCGGCATGATGCTCATTATTTGGTAGATATTTTGGCGTTTTATATTTTGCGCGAAGAACGATCCCAACAAGATTTGTTGGAGATGCGTCTATTGTTGGAGCTGGATGCGGCACGGTTGGCGGCTGAACGCGTCACTGCCGAAGAAATTGCACAAATGTCGGATATACTGGAGAAGATGGAGGAAAAAATCGGGCAAAACCAACTCCCGGTCGCGGAAGACTTTGCTTTTCACCGACAGATCGTCTCAGCCGCAAAAAACCGGCTGTTGTCGCGTGTGTGGCATCCCATCCTGCAATTTAGTCAATGTGTACGCCAGAACGCTTCATCCTGGCCAGGTCGACCCCTGCAAGCATTAGCGGAACACCGAGAGGTGCTGGCGGCGATTGAATCGCATGACCCAGAGCGAGCTGCGGAAGCGATGAAGCATCACCTGGTGCGGGCAGGTTTCGCCAACACGAGTGCATGA
- a CDS encoding NAD(P)-dependent malic enzyme — MSSLREESLRLHLEHQGKLRVESKVPVHDARDLSLAYSPGVAEPCKEIHSDVDKVYDYTMKGNLVAVVSDGTAVLGLGNIGPHAAMPVMEGKAVLFKSFAGVDAFPLVIDSTEIDKIVETVKLLAPTFGGVNLEDIAAPKCFIIEERLKKEIDIPVFHDDQHGTAIVTLAGLLNALKVVGKKMEEIRVVANGAGAAGIAIVKLLLRMGVRDVIMCDSKGAIYEGRPYGMNPMKESLAQMTNRDKVQGTLADALKGADVFVGVSVEGAVTKEMVASMNRDPIIFAMANPVPEIMPEDAYEAGAKVVGTGRSDFPNQVNNVLAFPGIFRGALDVRARAINEEMKIAAAYAIADLISEDELQPDYVIPAPFDPRVAPHVAMAVAKAAMETGEARIQVDVQEIYERTIRLTHRDPEATVDG, encoded by the coding sequence TTGTCATCACTGCGTGAAGAATCTTTGCGGCTGCATCTGGAACACCAGGGTAAACTACGTGTGGAATCCAAGGTTCCGGTCCATGATGCCCGCGATCTCAGTCTGGCGTATTCTCCGGGCGTGGCAGAGCCTTGTAAAGAGATTCACAGCGATGTGGACAAGGTGTACGATTACACGATGAAAGGCAATCTGGTGGCCGTCGTGTCAGATGGGACGGCCGTATTGGGATTGGGTAACATCGGTCCGCATGCAGCCATGCCAGTGATGGAAGGAAAAGCCGTGTTGTTCAAATCGTTCGCCGGTGTGGATGCGTTTCCGCTGGTCATCGATTCCACGGAAATCGATAAGATCGTGGAAACGGTCAAGTTGCTCGCTCCCACTTTCGGCGGCGTCAATCTGGAGGACATCGCGGCACCAAAGTGCTTCATCATTGAGGAACGGTTGAAAAAAGAGATCGACATCCCTGTGTTTCATGACGATCAGCATGGTACGGCCATCGTGACGCTGGCGGGGTTGCTCAACGCTCTCAAAGTGGTCGGCAAAAAGATGGAAGAGATTCGCGTTGTAGCCAACGGAGCCGGAGCGGCCGGGATCGCGATCGTGAAGTTACTGTTGCGTATGGGTGTACGGGACGTCATTATGTGCGACAGTAAGGGAGCCATATATGAGGGGCGACCGTATGGGATGAACCCGATGAAGGAATCTCTGGCCCAAATGACCAACCGGGACAAGGTGCAGGGTACATTGGCCGATGCGTTGAAAGGGGCGGACGTGTTTGTCGGAGTGTCTGTAGAAGGGGCGGTCACCAAAGAGATGGTCGCTTCGATGAACCGAGACCCGATCATTTTTGCAATGGCCAATCCGGTACCTGAAATCATGCCGGAAGATGCTTATGAAGCCGGAGCGAAAGTGGTGGGGACGGGACGCTCCGATTTCCCCAACCAGGTAAACAACGTATTGGCATTCCCGGGTATTTTCCGTGGTGCTTTGGACGTACGGGCCCGAGCGATCAATGAAGAGATGAAAATCGCGGCGGCGTATGCAATCGCCGATTTGATCAGTGAAGACGAGTTGCAGCCGGATTACGTCATACCCGCACCGTTTGATCCGCGGGTGGCACCGCACGTGGCAATGGCGGTGGCCAAGGCGGCGATGGAGACCGGTGAAGCGCGTATTCAAGTGGATGTACAAGAAATCTATGAGCGTACCATCCGCTTGACGCACCGCGATCCGGAAGCAACCGTGGACGGATGA
- a CDS encoding NAD-dependent epimerase/dehydratase family protein, with protein sequence MRGFGRHGILITELNQAGYHVRAVARNGQRMHEQFGNLPVEICQGDATDRAFVRRMCDGAELVFHSIGLPYSEWESKQMPIMNTILQGASGMAKRLVLVNNVYVYGWPRTPMVSETHPTDPQTKKGKIRCEMEEMLLKAHDKGVIEGVVARFPDFYGPYADNSFLHSVFGRSWKRKLFTGWDGWMWRESTFSRLTPQRPWSDWLGMMM encoded by the coding sequence ATTCGGGGCTTCGGGAGGCATGGGATACTAATTACAGAATTGAACCAAGCAGGCTATCACGTGCGCGCTGTGGCTCGCAATGGTCAAAGGATGCACGAGCAATTTGGAAATCTTCCGGTCGAGATTTGTCAGGGAGACGCCACTGACCGTGCGTTTGTCCGCAGGATGTGTGACGGAGCGGAGCTGGTTTTTCACTCGATCGGCTTGCCCTACTCGGAGTGGGAATCTAAGCAGATGCCCATCATGAATACGATTCTGCAAGGCGCCTCGGGTATGGCGAAAAGACTGGTGTTGGTAAATAACGTCTACGTGTACGGTTGGCCCCGGACACCTATGGTGTCGGAAACACACCCCACCGATCCGCAAACCAAAAAAGGAAAAATTCGGTGTGAGATGGAGGAAATGCTGTTAAAAGCTCATGACAAAGGGGTGATCGAGGGAGTCGTTGCACGTTTCCCTGATTTTTACGGACCTTATGCGGATAACTCGTTTTTGCATTCGGTTTTTGGTCGCTCTTGGAAAAGAAAACTGTTTACTGGGTGGGACGGCTGGATGTGGAGAGAGAGTACGTTTTCACGCCTGACGCCGCAAAGGCCTTGGTCCGATTGGCTCGGGATGATGATGTAG